The region TCGccatctccctcgacctcctcgtcatcctcctcctcgtcgctttcctcgtcgccttcttcctcctcatcgaccaccatcttccccttccccttgtccGCGACCCGGGCCTTGGCCTCGGCGACGGCCTCCTCGTCGGCGCCGGGGCGGGCGGCCTTGGCGGGTGGGTCGAGGGGAGAGACCTCGGAGTCGGTGTCCGTCTTACGCTTGGCCGGGGATGGGGAGGGTTCGGTGGCCGCAGGTTGGGACTGGCCGTCGGCGGTCGCCATCGTGGAGGCGGgacgggagagggagagggagagctagggtttaAGGATGGGGGAAGGGTGCGAGAGAAATGGAGAGGTGAGGGCGTGGCGTAAAGCCGTGGCCCATGCGGGTGCAGGGAAATGGGCCTGTCATGGTCATGGGTGGTTATTGCTTCTGAGCCGGTAACATATATTATGGGCTTACAACGTATTGTTGGGCCTAGACAAGGTTTTTATTTCTCCGGTACAACTTTCTTTTCGAGCTCTGTTTGGAGAGCAATTGTGTACCGTATTTCTTTTTCGAAAATACAGAAACTGGGCAAAGACTATGGGCTAAGCTATC is a window of Triticum dicoccoides isolate Atlit2015 ecotype Zavitan chromosome 2B, WEW_v2.0, whole genome shotgun sequence DNA encoding:
- the LOC119364127 gene encoding nucleolin-like, with protein sequence MATADGQSQPAATEPSPSPAKRKTDTDSEVSPLDPPAKAARPGADEEAVAEAKARVADKGKGKMVVDEEEEGDEESDEEEDDEEVEGDGDESDGLCEDPLSEVDLNNILPSRTRRCAPAQPGAYLVPPEEAAEDDEDDEDADVDMAPGEESGDGEESD